In Bacillus rossius redtenbacheri isolate Brsri chromosome 15, Brsri_v3, whole genome shotgun sequence, one genomic interval encodes:
- the LOC134539586 gene encoding uncharacterized protein LOC134539586 has protein sequence MEEVINFIQETVPGAYDDAISEKLEEIGVQCLDDLQYISFEKHLVPPLKLVAALKIDRAIQTRVSHNLTPELSVVAVCSTPETETSSSYKSTPKNILFHPLTKSSGNKKNLQSFIIPYNKFPPHVTRSMQQNRTLSRPNVLNEVVRIICNEVHALDTHPGSRFFESLAKELVGKYPSTFGLKLEDGTLLGDGHHLLQRKLEERMKNMNRGVKRSLHYDDGEDDDGDCVENKKKLITKKDSYGCVNFLPKELPENETPATQDEKRMWLVEEFQKVPEDRNNEQIKRYMSVTYATQRPSILNKQLDTVREHWPFLFEKEYLVDHFKKLMGISLLEVANEAYQTLLPLLKKFLTSKVNVESKKLSDEKTYIRDRLVFIDRNNFSSDQMLIFIIDILIHMWRQEREEIFVMYEDTASVAEVEASASMPHPHIAVLGGNDWNNLPLGNCYLPTMEGHCISPPMPASDAIMVTFAMYFVHSVAYPPKTAGIWEFIQRLVFHINGEGSKVKRVKRQPAAVHTRVASLIEALTHFKEMWRL, from the exons ATGGaggaagtaattaattttatacaagagACAGTTCCAGGCGCCTATGATGATGCAATTTCAGAAAAGCTGGAGGAAATTGGAGTCCAGTGCTTGGATGACCTGCAATACATAAGCTTTGAAAAACATCTAGTTCCGCCCTTGAAACTAGTTGCTGCTTTGAAAATTGACCGAGCTATACAGACCAGGGTCTCACACAATTTGACTCCAGAGCTGTCAGTAGTGGCAGTGTGCTCTACTCCAGAGACAGAAACATCTTCTAGTTACAAAAGTACGCCCAAGAACATTTTGTTCCACCCACTTACAAAAAGctcaggaaataaaaaaaatctacagagTTTCATAATTCCTTACAACAAGTTTCCCCCACATGTTACCAGAAGTATGCAACAAAACAGGACATTGTCTAGACCTAATGTCTTGAATGAAGTAGTTAGAATAATCTGTAATGAAGTACATGCACTTGACACACATCCAGGCTCTAGATTTTTTGAGAGCCTTGCCAAAGAGCTGGTAGGGAAATATCCCAGCACATTTGGGCTAAAGCTAGAAGATGGCACTTTACTTGGTGATGGTCACCACTTGTTGCAACGAAAGCTTGAAGAGCGGATGAAAAATATGAACAGAGGAGTGAAAAGATCGCTGCATTATGATGATGGCGAGGACGACGATGGTGACTGTGTGGAAAACAAAAAGaaactgataacaaaaaaggacaGCTATGGGTGTGTCAATTTTCTCCCAAAGGAATTGCCAGAAAACGAGACCCCTGCAACTCAAGACGAAAAAAGAATGTGGCTGGTAGAGGAGTTTCAGAAGGTACCAGAAGATCGCAATAATGAACAAATTAAAAGGTACATGAGTGTGACGTATGCCACACAGCGCCCATCAATCTTGAACAAACAGTTGGACACTGTGCGTGAACACTGGCCATTTCTTTTTGAG AAAGAATATCTAGTGGATCACTTTAAAAAACTCATGGGAATTTCATTGCTTGAGGTGGCTAATGAAGCTTACCAGACCCTACTgccattattgaaaaaatttttaacctcCAAGGTTAATGTGGAGTCGAAGAAATTGTCTGACGAGAAGACATACATACGCGACAGGCTTGTCTTTATTGACAGAAACAATTTCTCTTCAGACCAAATGCTTATTTTCATTATTGATATCCTCATTCACATGTGGAGGCAGGAACGAGAAGAAATATTTGTGATGTATGAG gataCTGCTTCTGTTGCTGAAGTTGAAGCATCAGCTTCAATGCCTCATCCCCACATTGCAGTTCTGGGTGGTAACGACTGGAACAATTTGCCATTGGGTAATTGTTATTTGCCCACAATGGAAGGGCATTGCATCAGTCCACCAATGCCGGCCAGCGATGCTATAATGGTAACATTTGCAATGTATTTTGTGCATTCGGTGGCATACCCTCCCAAGACAGCTGGTATATGGGAGTTCATCCAAag